In Falco cherrug isolate bFalChe1 chromosome 5, bFalChe1.pri, whole genome shotgun sequence, one DNA window encodes the following:
- the NPTXR gene encoding LOW QUALITY PROTEIN: neuronal pentraxin receptor (The sequence of the model RefSeq protein was modified relative to this genomic sequence to represent the inferred CDS: inserted 2 bases in 1 codon), which produces MLAFLGAIICIIASVHPAGTAAPAAAAADNDSAAAALLPAADKGLGALHGPAEALASAGPRLPGGPPPPLFSRFVCTPLSAECPATGTGPAAGPEELLALRSAAAQLRRTALEQKERIRMDQETIRELTGKLSRCEGGLRTPPAAAPPXAAGLRAAPRPGTMGHPPAEPPAVRELEEAVRTLQDRIDRIEQELPPRTNGSAPTAPALTRDALHTKMEQLEEQLLSKILTLQKERQAASTDRSQQQHDIEKELNSLQNRVTELEHGPPGYSPPDAFKVTIPVQNNYMYARMKKSLPELYAFTICMWLKSKALAGLGTPFSYSVPSQANEIVLLEWGSNPLELLINDKVAQLPLSLKDKAWHHVCVAWTTRDGKWSAYQDGEQRGAGENLASWHAIKPQGVVILGQEQDTLGGRFDATQAFVGELAQFSVWDHMLAPAEILGLANCTSHLQGNVIQWDDQAVEVFGGASKGDFAACEEGRKA; this is translated from the exons AtgctggctttcctgggggCCATCATCTGCATCATCGCCAGCGTCCACCCGGCCGGTaccgccgcgcccgccgccgctgccgccgaCAATGActcggccgccgccgccctcctGCCCGCCGCCGACAAGGGGCTGGGAGCGCTGCACGGCCCCGCCGAGGCTCTGGCCAGCGCCGGGCCGCGTCTGCCgggggggccgccgccgccgctcttCAGCCGCTTCGTCTGCACGCCGCTGAGCGCCGAGTGCCCGGCCACCGgcaccggccccgccgccggccccgagGAGCTGCTGGCGCTCCGCAGCGCGGCGGCCCAGCTGCGCCGCACGGCGCTGGAGCAGAAGGAGCGGATCCGCATGGACCAGGAGACCATCCGGGAGCTCACCGGCAAGCTCAGCCGCTGCGAGGGCGGCCTGCGGacccctcccgccgccgccccccc cgccgccgggctccgcgccgccccgcgTCCCGGTACCATGGGCCACCCCCCTGCCGAGCCGCCCGCCGTGCGGGAGCTGGAGGAGGCCGTCCGCACCCTCCAGGACCGCATCGACCGGATCGAG caggagctgccaccCCGCACCAACGGCTCGGCACCCACTGCCCCAGCGCTCACTCGCGATGCCCTCCACACCAagatggagcagctggaggagcagctccTCTCCAAGATCCTGACTTTGCAGAAGGAGCgccaggctgccagcactgaccgcagccagcagcagcatgacaTCGAGAAGGAACTGAATTCCCTCCAGAACCGGGTGACAGAGCTGGAGCACG GACCACCAGGCTACAGCCCTCCCGATGCCTTCAAGGTGACCATCCCAGTGCAGAATAACTACATGTATGCCCGCATGAAGAAGAGCCTGCCTGAGCTCTACGCCTTCACCATCTGCATGTGGCTGAAGTCCAAGGCCCTGGCAGGGCTTGGCACCCCTTTCTCCTACTCTGTCCCAAGCCAAGCCAATGAGATCGTGCTGCTGGAGTGGGGCAGCAACCCCCTGGAGCTGCTCATCAATGACAAG GTTGCCCAGCTGCCACTGAGCCTGAAGGACAAGGCCTGGCACCATGTCTGTGTGGCATGGACCACCCGGGATGGCAAGTGGTCAGCGTACCAGGACGGTGAGCAGCGAGGTGCTGGTGAGAACCTGGCCTCCTGGCATGCCATCAAGCCCCAGGGTGTCGTCATCCTGGGCCAGGAGCAG GACACGCTGGGTGGCCGCTTTGATGCCACCCAGGCCTTCGTGGGGGAGCTGGCGCAGTTCAGTGTGTGGGACCACATGCTGGCACCAGCAGAGATCCTGGGCTTGGCCAACTGCACCTCCCACCTCCAAGGCAACGTGATCCAGTGGGACGACCAGGCGGTGGAGGTCTTTGGGGGTGCCAGCAAGGGGGACTTCGCTGCC